In one Pungitius pungitius chromosome 13, fPunPun2.1, whole genome shotgun sequence genomic region, the following are encoded:
- the pyroxd2 gene encoding pyridine nucleotide-disulfide oxidoreductase domain-containing protein 2 isoform X2 produces MHATWTLRAPRAGTVLGTVTRSRSNQTALKPQYDALVIGGGHNGMVAAAYLQKGGFKTAVLERRHVLGGAAVSEEIFPGFHFSRCSYLLSLLRPHIYNDLELKKHGLKVYMRDPHAFTPMLEEGVSGAPPRSLTLGSDLAMNQMEIGKFSKKDAEAFPAFNAYLEKLAEAIHPLLDAPPVDIAAVTSGSPIKRLNAAKTLMPLVKCGWKLGRDIPDFYEIITAPIMKILNRWFESEPLRATLATDAVIGAMTSPSNPGSGYVLLHHVMGELEKEKGSWGYVEGGMGGVSLAIARSARSCGVDIFTEKDVGQVLVGSDGAAKGVVLKDGTEIHSKVVLSNATPYVTFKNLTPQAALSPEFIKAIDQIDYTSPVTKINVAVDKLPNFLASPTPNDKPGPHHQCSIHLNCESVELLETAYKEAVNGSPSARPMLEMTIPSVLDPTLAPPGCHVVSLFTQYTPYHIEGREWTDQDREDYADTAFDWVEQYAPGFKKSVVGKDILAPPDLERIFGLTGGNIFHGSMSLDQLYLARPLPSLSHYRTPIKGLYLCGSGSHPGGGVMGSPGWNAAVTVMHDIKRP; encoded by the exons ATGCATG CGACGTGGACGCTCCGGGCACCGCGGGCTGGGACCGTTTTGGGGACAGTGACGAGATCCAGATCCAATCAAACTGCTTTAAAACCCCAGTACGATGCACTCGTAATCGGAGGAG GACACAATGGAATGGTGGCA GCCGCCTATCTGCAGAAGGGAGGATTTAAGACAGCGGTGCTGGAGCGCCGACATGTTCTGGGAGGAGCAGCAGTTTCCGAGGAAATCTTTCCTG GCTTCCACTTCTCCAGGTGTTCCTATTTGCTCAGTTTATTAAGGCCACATATATACAACGATCTGGAGCTCAAG AAACATGGGCTGAAGGTGTATATGAGGGACCCCCATGCTTTCACCCCCATGCTGGAGGAGGGGGTGAGTGGTGCCCCCCCAAGGTCTCTCACCCTGGGCTCAGATCTGGCCATGAATCAGATGGAGATCGGCAAGTTCTCAAAGAAGGACGCTGAG GCTTTCCCAGCATTCAATGCGTACCTCGAGAAGCTAGCTGAAGCTATTCACCCTCTTCTGGATGCTCCTCCAGTAGACATTGCAGCTGTTACTTCTGGATCCCCTATTAAGAGGCTGAATGCAGCTAAAACACTGATGCCTCTTGTCAAATGTG GTTGGAAACTGGGCAGAGACATTCCAGACTTTTATGAGATTATAACTGCGCCAATCATGAAG ATTCTCAATCGTTGGTTTGAGTCGGAGCCACTGAGAGCAACGCTGGCCACTGATGCTGTGATAGGAGCCATGACCAGTCCAAGTAACCCTGGTAGTGG ATATGTGCTCCTGCACCATGTGATGggcgagctggagaaggagaagggatCATGGGGTTATGTTGAGGGAGGCATGGGAGGAGTGTCTCTGGCGATTGCTCGCTCGGCTCGATCCTGTGGTGTCGACATTTTTACAGAGAAG GATGTAGGACAGGTCCTGGTGGGTTCAGATGGCGCTGCCAAAGGAGTGGTACTAAAGGATGGCACAGAGATCCACAGTAAAGTTGTTTTATCAAATGCTACCCCATATGTTACCTTCAAAAACCTCACACCTCAG GCTGCCCTTTCTCCAGAGTTCATCAAAGCCATTGATCAGATAGACTACACCTCACCCGTGACCAAGATCAATG TGGCAGTGGACAAGCTCCCAAACTTCCTAGCATCTCCGACACCAAACGATAAACCGGGACCCCACCATCAGTGCTCCATTCATCTCAACTGTGAAAGCGTAGAGCTGCTGGAGACAGCATACAAAGAGGCCGTCAATGGAAGTCCCTCAGCAAG ACCCATGTTGGAAATGACCATCCCCTCTGTGTTGGATCCTACTCTGGCTCCCCCTGGCTGCCATGTGGTGTCACTGTTCACCCAATATACCCCCTACCACATAGAGGGCAGGGAGTGGACGGACCAGGACAGGGAAGACTATGCAGACACTG CATTTGACTGGGTGGAGCAATACGCCCCTGGGTTTAAAAAGTCAGTTGTGGGAAAGGACATCCTGGCTCCACCCGACCTGGAGAGGATCTTTGGGCTCACCGGAGGG AATATCTTCCATGGATCAATGTCGCTAGACCAGCTCTACCTCGCACGACCTTTGCCCTCTCTTTCTCACTACCGGACCCCAATAAAAGGACTTTATCTTTGTGGCAGTGGCTCTCACCCAG GTGGTGGCGTGATGGGTTCTCCGGGCTGGAATGCAGCGGTCACTGTCATGCATGACATAAAACGTCCCTGA
- the pyroxd2 gene encoding pyridine nucleotide-disulfide oxidoreductase domain-containing protein 2 isoform X3 — translation MVAAAYLQKGGFKTAVLERRHVLGGAAVSEEIFPGFHFSRCSYLLSLLRPHIYNDLELKKHGLKVYMRDPHAFTPMLEEGVSGAPPRSLTLGSDLAMNQMEIGKFSKKDAEAFPAFNAYLEKLAEAIHPLLDAPPVDIAAVTSGSPIKRLNAAKTLMPLVKCGWKLGRDIPDFYEIITAPIMKILNRWFESEPLRATLATDAVIGAMTSPSNPGSGYVLLHHVMGELEKEKGSWGYVEGGMGGVSLAIARSARSCGVDIFTEKDVGQVLVGSDGAAKGVVLKDGTEIHSKVVLSNATPYVTFKNLTPQAALSPEFIKAIDQIDYTSPVTKINVAVDKLPNFLASPTPNDKPGPHHQCSIHLNCESVELLETAYKEAVNGSPSARPMLEMTIPSVLDPTLAPPGCHVVSLFTQYTPYHIEGREWTDQDREDYADTAFDWVEQYAPGFKKSVVGKDILAPPDLERIFGLTGGNIFHGSMSLDQLYLARPLPSLSHYRTPIKGLYLCGSGSHPGGGVMGSPGWNAAVTVMHDIKRP, via the exons ATGGTGGCA GCCGCCTATCTGCAGAAGGGAGGATTTAAGACAGCGGTGCTGGAGCGCCGACATGTTCTGGGAGGAGCAGCAGTTTCCGAGGAAATCTTTCCTG GCTTCCACTTCTCCAGGTGTTCCTATTTGCTCAGTTTATTAAGGCCACATATATACAACGATCTGGAGCTCAAG AAACATGGGCTGAAGGTGTATATGAGGGACCCCCATGCTTTCACCCCCATGCTGGAGGAGGGGGTGAGTGGTGCCCCCCCAAGGTCTCTCACCCTGGGCTCAGATCTGGCCATGAATCAGATGGAGATCGGCAAGTTCTCAAAGAAGGACGCTGAG GCTTTCCCAGCATTCAATGCGTACCTCGAGAAGCTAGCTGAAGCTATTCACCCTCTTCTGGATGCTCCTCCAGTAGACATTGCAGCTGTTACTTCTGGATCCCCTATTAAGAGGCTGAATGCAGCTAAAACACTGATGCCTCTTGTCAAATGTG GTTGGAAACTGGGCAGAGACATTCCAGACTTTTATGAGATTATAACTGCGCCAATCATGAAG ATTCTCAATCGTTGGTTTGAGTCGGAGCCACTGAGAGCAACGCTGGCCACTGATGCTGTGATAGGAGCCATGACCAGTCCAAGTAACCCTGGTAGTGG ATATGTGCTCCTGCACCATGTGATGggcgagctggagaaggagaagggatCATGGGGTTATGTTGAGGGAGGCATGGGAGGAGTGTCTCTGGCGATTGCTCGCTCGGCTCGATCCTGTGGTGTCGACATTTTTACAGAGAAG GATGTAGGACAGGTCCTGGTGGGTTCAGATGGCGCTGCCAAAGGAGTGGTACTAAAGGATGGCACAGAGATCCACAGTAAAGTTGTTTTATCAAATGCTACCCCATATGTTACCTTCAAAAACCTCACACCTCAG GCTGCCCTTTCTCCAGAGTTCATCAAAGCCATTGATCAGATAGACTACACCTCACCCGTGACCAAGATCAATG TGGCAGTGGACAAGCTCCCAAACTTCCTAGCATCTCCGACACCAAACGATAAACCGGGACCCCACCATCAGTGCTCCATTCATCTCAACTGTGAAAGCGTAGAGCTGCTGGAGACAGCATACAAAGAGGCCGTCAATGGAAGTCCCTCAGCAAG ACCCATGTTGGAAATGACCATCCCCTCTGTGTTGGATCCTACTCTGGCTCCCCCTGGCTGCCATGTGGTGTCACTGTTCACCCAATATACCCCCTACCACATAGAGGGCAGGGAGTGGACGGACCAGGACAGGGAAGACTATGCAGACACTG CATTTGACTGGGTGGAGCAATACGCCCCTGGGTTTAAAAAGTCAGTTGTGGGAAAGGACATCCTGGCTCCACCCGACCTGGAGAGGATCTTTGGGCTCACCGGAGGG AATATCTTCCATGGATCAATGTCGCTAGACCAGCTCTACCTCGCACGACCTTTGCCCTCTCTTTCTCACTACCGGACCCCAATAAAAGGACTTTATCTTTGTGGCAGTGGCTCTCACCCAG GTGGTGGCGTGATGGGTTCTCCGGGCTGGAATGCAGCGGTCACTGTCATGCATGACATAAAACGTCCCTGA
- the pyroxd2 gene encoding pyridine nucleotide-disulfide oxidoreductase domain-containing protein 2 isoform X1 has protein sequence MAAATWTLRAPRAGTVLGTVTRSRSNQTALKPQYDALVIGGGHNGMVAAAYLQKGGFKTAVLERRHVLGGAAVSEEIFPGFHFSRCSYLLSLLRPHIYNDLELKKHGLKVYMRDPHAFTPMLEEGVSGAPPRSLTLGSDLAMNQMEIGKFSKKDAEAFPAFNAYLEKLAEAIHPLLDAPPVDIAAVTSGSPIKRLNAAKTLMPLVKCGWKLGRDIPDFYEIITAPIMKILNRWFESEPLRATLATDAVIGAMTSPSNPGSGYVLLHHVMGELEKEKGSWGYVEGGMGGVSLAIARSARSCGVDIFTEKDVGQVLVGSDGAAKGVVLKDGTEIHSKVVLSNATPYVTFKNLTPQAALSPEFIKAIDQIDYTSPVTKINVAVDKLPNFLASPTPNDKPGPHHQCSIHLNCESVELLETAYKEAVNGSPSARPMLEMTIPSVLDPTLAPPGCHVVSLFTQYTPYHIEGREWTDQDREDYADTAFDWVEQYAPGFKKSVVGKDILAPPDLERIFGLTGGNIFHGSMSLDQLYLARPLPSLSHYRTPIKGLYLCGSGSHPGGGVMGSPGWNAAVTVMHDIKRP, from the exons ATGGCTGCAGCGACGTGGACGCTCCGGGCACCGCGGGCTGGGACCGTTTTGGGGACAGTGACGAGATCCAGATCCAATCAAACTGCTTTAAAACCCCAGTACGATGCACTCGTAATCGGAGGAG GACACAATGGAATGGTGGCA GCCGCCTATCTGCAGAAGGGAGGATTTAAGACAGCGGTGCTGGAGCGCCGACATGTTCTGGGAGGAGCAGCAGTTTCCGAGGAAATCTTTCCTG GCTTCCACTTCTCCAGGTGTTCCTATTTGCTCAGTTTATTAAGGCCACATATATACAACGATCTGGAGCTCAAG AAACATGGGCTGAAGGTGTATATGAGGGACCCCCATGCTTTCACCCCCATGCTGGAGGAGGGGGTGAGTGGTGCCCCCCCAAGGTCTCTCACCCTGGGCTCAGATCTGGCCATGAATCAGATGGAGATCGGCAAGTTCTCAAAGAAGGACGCTGAG GCTTTCCCAGCATTCAATGCGTACCTCGAGAAGCTAGCTGAAGCTATTCACCCTCTTCTGGATGCTCCTCCAGTAGACATTGCAGCTGTTACTTCTGGATCCCCTATTAAGAGGCTGAATGCAGCTAAAACACTGATGCCTCTTGTCAAATGTG GTTGGAAACTGGGCAGAGACATTCCAGACTTTTATGAGATTATAACTGCGCCAATCATGAAG ATTCTCAATCGTTGGTTTGAGTCGGAGCCACTGAGAGCAACGCTGGCCACTGATGCTGTGATAGGAGCCATGACCAGTCCAAGTAACCCTGGTAGTGG ATATGTGCTCCTGCACCATGTGATGggcgagctggagaaggagaagggatCATGGGGTTATGTTGAGGGAGGCATGGGAGGAGTGTCTCTGGCGATTGCTCGCTCGGCTCGATCCTGTGGTGTCGACATTTTTACAGAGAAG GATGTAGGACAGGTCCTGGTGGGTTCAGATGGCGCTGCCAAAGGAGTGGTACTAAAGGATGGCACAGAGATCCACAGTAAAGTTGTTTTATCAAATGCTACCCCATATGTTACCTTCAAAAACCTCACACCTCAG GCTGCCCTTTCTCCAGAGTTCATCAAAGCCATTGATCAGATAGACTACACCTCACCCGTGACCAAGATCAATG TGGCAGTGGACAAGCTCCCAAACTTCCTAGCATCTCCGACACCAAACGATAAACCGGGACCCCACCATCAGTGCTCCATTCATCTCAACTGTGAAAGCGTAGAGCTGCTGGAGACAGCATACAAAGAGGCCGTCAATGGAAGTCCCTCAGCAAG ACCCATGTTGGAAATGACCATCCCCTCTGTGTTGGATCCTACTCTGGCTCCCCCTGGCTGCCATGTGGTGTCACTGTTCACCCAATATACCCCCTACCACATAGAGGGCAGGGAGTGGACGGACCAGGACAGGGAAGACTATGCAGACACTG CATTTGACTGGGTGGAGCAATACGCCCCTGGGTTTAAAAAGTCAGTTGTGGGAAAGGACATCCTGGCTCCACCCGACCTGGAGAGGATCTTTGGGCTCACCGGAGGG AATATCTTCCATGGATCAATGTCGCTAGACCAGCTCTACCTCGCACGACCTTTGCCCTCTCTTTCTCACTACCGGACCCCAATAAAAGGACTTTATCTTTGTGGCAGTGGCTCTCACCCAG GTGGTGGCGTGATGGGTTCTCCGGGCTGGAATGCAGCGGTCACTGTCATGCATGACATAAAACGTCCCTGA